A window of the Bacteroides thetaiotaomicron VPI-5482 genome harbors these coding sequences:
- a CDS encoding ABC transporter permease: MSKVNHPFWVIVHKEISDHVKSWRFLILIGIIALTCMGSLYTALTNIGAAIKPDDPDSSFLFLKLFTASDGTLPSFVLFINFLGPLLGIALGFDAVNSEQNKGTLSRMLSQPIHRDCIINAKFVAALIVIGIMLFVLGFLVMGFGLIAIGIPPTAEEFWRIVFFLITSIFYVAFWLNLAILFSLRFRQAATSALASVAVWLFFSVFYTMIVNLVAKGLSPSQMASPYQIISYQKFILGLMRLAPSELFNEATTTLLMPSVRSIGPLTMEQVQGAIPSPLPLGQSLLVVWPQLTGLIAATVICFAISYIMFMRREIRSR, from the coding sequence ATGAGTAAAGTCAATCATCCTTTTTGGGTTATCGTACATAAGGAAATATCCGATCATGTCAAAAGCTGGCGTTTTCTTATTCTGATCGGTATCATAGCACTTACTTGTATGGGATCGCTATACACGGCGCTTACTAATATCGGTGCGGCTATCAAACCGGATGATCCGGACAGTTCGTTCCTCTTCTTGAAGTTATTTACAGCTTCGGACGGGACTCTCCCCTCTTTTGTGCTGTTTATTAACTTTTTAGGTCCTTTGTTGGGAATTGCTTTAGGATTCGATGCTGTCAATTCGGAGCAGAATAAGGGGACATTGAGCCGTATGCTGTCTCAGCCCATTCATCGTGATTGTATCATTAATGCGAAGTTTGTGGCTGCTTTGATCGTGATAGGTATTATGCTGTTTGTACTGGGCTTTTTGGTGATGGGATTCGGATTGATTGCCATTGGCATTCCTCCTACGGCTGAAGAATTCTGGAGAATCGTTTTCTTTCTTATAACGAGTATCTTTTATGTAGCCTTTTGGTTGAACCTGGCCATCTTATTCTCACTCCGTTTCCGTCAGGCTGCTACTTCTGCGCTGGCTTCCGTAGCCGTTTGGCTGTTTTTCAGCGTATTCTATACGATGATTGTCAATTTAGTGGCAAAGGGATTAAGTCCGTCGCAGATGGCGTCTCCTTATCAGATTATCAGTTATCAGAAATTTATTCTTGGATTAATGCGTCTGGCACCCAGTGAATTGTTTAATGAAGCTACTACAACGCTGCTGATGCCTTCCGTCAGAAGTATCGGACCGCTTACGATGGAACAGGTACAAGGGGCTATTCCGAGTCCGCTGCCGTTGGGACAGAGTCTGCTTGTTGTTTGGCCACAGCTCACGGGGCTGATTGCAGCGACTGTTATCTGTTTTGCAATCTCATATATTATGTTTATGAGAAGGGAAATCCGATCCCGATAA
- a CDS encoding ABC transporter ATP-binding protein, with protein MGEQVIVLTELTKQYGKFTAVDHIRLSIRKGEIFGLLGPNGAGKSTTILMMMGLTEPTSGIVEICGINSTTHPIEVKRKIGYLPEDVGFYDDMTGLENLMYTARLNGIPDKEAKVKALELMKRVGLEDQLKKKTGKYSRGMRQRLGLADVLIKNPEIIILDEPTSGIDPAGVQEFIELIRWLSKEEGLTVLFSSHHLDQAQKVCDRVGLFSNGKILALIDMAELKEKKQELSDIYNHYFEEGGEGHE; from the coding sequence ATGGGCGAACAAGTGATCGTACTTACCGAATTAACCAAACAATACGGTAAATTTACTGCTGTAGATCATATTCGCCTGAGTATCCGGAAAGGAGAAATCTTCGGTTTGCTGGGTCCGAACGGTGCCGGAAAGTCAACTACTATTTTGATGATGATGGGATTAACGGAGCCCACATCGGGAATTGTCGAGATTTGTGGAATTAATTCTACCACTCATCCTATTGAAGTGAAAAGGAAAATCGGCTATCTGCCCGAAGATGTGGGATTCTATGATGACATGACAGGTCTGGAAAATCTGATGTATACGGCACGGCTGAACGGTATCCCTGACAAGGAGGCGAAAGTAAAAGCACTGGAGCTGATGAAGCGCGTAGGGCTTGAAGATCAGCTGAAAAAGAAAACCGGAAAGTATTCCCGCGGTATGAGACAACGTCTTGGTCTGGCCGATGTGCTTATTAAGAATCCCGAAATCATTATTCTAGATGAGCCGACTTCGGGAATTGACCCTGCGGGTGTTCAGGAGTTTATTGAACTGATTCGCTGGCTGAGCAAAGAGGAAGGGCTGACGGTTTTGTTTTCTTCCCACCATCTGGACCAGGCACAGAAAGTATGTGACAGAGTAGGATTGTTCAGTAACGGCAAAATACTTGCTCTGATTGATATGGCAGAGCTGAAAGAAAAGAAACAGGAATTGTCTGATATTTATAACCATTATTTTGAGGAAGGAGGCGAAGGGCATGAGTAA
- a CDS encoding sensor histidine kinase, whose translation MKLIYYIIFRITLALTLILTVWAVFFYVTMIDEVNDEVDDSLEDYSETIIIRALAGEELPSKNNGSNNQYYLKEITKEYAKSREDIQYKDSMVYIVEKEETEPARILTTIFKDDEDRYYELTVSTPSIEKDDLKSAIQVWIIFLYVALLLCIIIISVWVFYRNMRPLYILLHWLDSYQTGKKNKPLKNDTRITEFRKLNDAATRYVERTEQMFEQQKQFIGNASHEIQTPLAICRNRLEMLMEDDSLSEKQLEELMKTHQTLKYITKLNKSLLLLSKIDNGQFTDTKEVDLNVLLRQYLEDYKEVYSYKNIEVSITEQANFHITMNESLAIALLTNLLKNAFVHNVDEGHIRIIITKHSITFRNSGEKQPLDETHIFERFYQGHKKEGSTGLGLAITDSICRLQQLNLRYYFEQGEHCFEISNKN comes from the coding sequence ATGAAACTTATATATTATATCATTTTTCGCATCACCCTCGCCCTGACTCTTATCCTGACTGTCTGGGCAGTCTTTTTCTATGTTACGATGATTGACGAAGTCAACGATGAAGTGGATGATTCACTGGAAGACTATTCGGAAACAATCATTATCCGCGCATTGGCAGGAGAGGAGCTTCCCTCCAAAAATAATGGTTCCAATAATCAATATTATCTGAAAGAAATAACCAAAGAATATGCAAAGAGCCGGGAAGATATCCAATATAAAGACTCCATGGTATACATTGTAGAAAAAGAGGAAACAGAACCGGCACGTATTCTGACCACTATCTTTAAAGATGACGAAGACCGTTATTACGAATTGACCGTATCCACTCCCAGCATCGAAAAAGATGATTTGAAAAGTGCGATTCAAGTCTGGATTATTTTCCTGTATGTAGCTCTGTTACTTTGTATCATCATCATATCCGTATGGGTATTTTATCGTAATATGCGACCGCTGTATATACTACTTCATTGGTTGGACAGCTATCAGACCGGAAAGAAAAACAAACCTCTGAAAAACGATACACGGATCACGGAATTCCGCAAACTGAATGATGCGGCCACCCGTTACGTAGAGCGGACAGAACAAATGTTCGAACAGCAGAAGCAGTTCATTGGAAACGCCTCACATGAAATTCAGACACCGCTTGCCATCTGCCGCAATCGGTTGGAAATGCTGATGGAAGACGATTCTTTGTCCGAGAAACAGCTTGAAGAGTTGATGAAAACCCATCAGACACTGAAATATATCACCAAACTAAACAAATCCCTGTTGCTGCTATCAAAAATAGATAACGGCCAGTTCACCGACACCAAAGAGGTAGACTTAAACGTACTCCTCAGGCAATACCTGGAAGACTATAAAGAAGTCTACAGCTACAAGAACATAGAAGTAAGTATAACAGAACAGGCTAATTTCCATATAACCATGAACGAATCTCTGGCTATTGCTTTACTAACAAACCTGTTAAAGAACGCGTTTGTACATAACGTAGACGAAGGACATATCCGGATTATCATAACCAAACATAGCATCACCTTCCGAAATTCCGGAGAGAAGCAACCACTGGATGAGACTCACATCTTTGAACGTTTCTATCAAGGACACAAAAAAGAAGGATCTACTGGATTAGGACTGGCAATAACCGATTCCATCTGCCGTCTGCAACAGTTGAACTTGCGATATTACTTCGAACAAGGAGAACATTGTTTCGAAATCTCCAACAAGAACTAG